The DNA sequence gtgcgtgcatgcttgtTTGGCCATTATGTGTCTGTTAGTTTATTTTGTTAGCTTGTCGATGCAATGTCAAGTCTTATATCCGATTCCTGCTTATAACTCACAATCAAACATGGGACTGCAATTTTCAGCCAAGTACACACTGGTTTATTAAGTAATTGTTATTGTTGAGCCtaaaataaagatttatttttaaaccgcggtcttatttatttattttaatacatGTGATCTGTGAAGTAGCCATTTGGTAATAACCTTAACATTATGTAACAGTTGTAGGCATATTTAGCTTAGTATCTCGAGTTAGTGTGTCCATGAGATTTCAGTGATGTGTGACACGGGCACAACGGAATAGCATTTGTATAGCTATGAAGCAAATGTGGTATATGAACGCAAAAATCGAATGATTTGGAAAGATGGAGTTAAAATACCATAGTAGTAGATTCGGCATCACGTTCACGTTCTCCCCCAACGTCGATCCTGTTGCATAATATTCTGGCCTGTTTCAGTTCTCGCGGTGTTTTGCTAATGGAAGTGTCAGGGTGTCAACAACAGTCAGGCAGTGCAGTTAGCAGTAGCACAGCCCGGAGCAGGGTTGGGGGGAGTCAAGAGGCTGTCTCAACGTCGGGTAAGTTTAGTCACATTTCGGATCATCTGCCGTAAAATATGTGATTTTGCTAAGTATATTCAGTCAGTGTTCATGAAACGTGATGTTTTCATAAGATCGTAGGTTGGTTTGTCAGCACAGCTTTCGTAAGCATTAgcgtgctaacgttagctattaaCTTGGCGGAACACACAAGGTAAGAAACGAAGCTTCGATTAGCAGCTAGCATTAGCTGAGATAGCTGTGTTGTGACTGGTAGCTACATTGTAATGTCAGCTTTGCGGGGCGTATCCGGTCATCCGTTATCGGTTATTAGTTAACATGATGTTAGCTTTCACGTTCGTTATAATGACACGGCTGTCAGGTTTCGAAAACAAAATATGTTGGCGTGGTTAGCAAAAAAGGTTATGCTAGCTTAAGGCCCATCTCTAATAAACTCAGAGCTAGCCAAATAATTGGCACTTAACCTGTCCACTGTCTGTAACCTAAGCCACCAAGCTAGCTGCATAGCCGAACGACCTCGACAGTTGATAGCCAACTAGCGCCAATGCCGTGATGACACTGTGGTGTAGGTTGCATGGTAGCTTGCTTTGGCTCTGCTGCCGCATCGTTCCCGTTAAGCGCTAGTCCCCGAGTTTACCAGACCGAGAGCAAAGCAGATGTTCCGAACAGGCCGACCCTTTTCCTGCCTGTTTACCTCCTAACCAGTTATCACTAGGACATTTTTCTACCTTTTTGGTGACCGGTgagcaaatgcaattaatagtGCTAAACTGATTGTAGGTCTCAACTGGTGTGTAGCAGTCATGTTATATAGACTGATGCTGCAGGTTGATACATCAGCAAGTTAAAACACAAGCTAACCTATAACCTACAGAAATAATAGACAGTGACATTAGAGTATTTTCTGGTCAGCCAGTTGCTTCTGCGTAATTGTTATCAATGGTCTAAAGCCAGAAACATTCAGCATTCAACCCTAAGTAACTAACTTTAGCATCAGCTGTTTGAATGCCTCCATATGCATAAATGATAACCGCCAATAACAAGTTGCTCTGTTATTTGCTCTCTTTTGCAGAACATTTGTCTGAGATGGGGGATGATCGACCTTTTGTATGCACTGCCCCTGGATGCGGGCAGGTATGATATCTCAACGTGATATGTTATATGCATACCTCTATAACGGCCACTATCACTCTCTTCACATTTGACACCTTTGATCATGCAGCCCAGAAATCTGAAACAAATCATCACCTCTTTCTTATTACATGGGCTCAATGCAATTTAGCTAATAAATGCCAACCTAGTAGACAATGATCAAGCCCTACCTCGCTGTAGACCATCTGCACAGAACGCAGGTGTTATTGTTAATCTCACATCATCAGTTCTTTTGATGAATTATTTtttagaaacacagacacactgatgcTACACTTATATTCTTTAcattaataattttatttttcttatctgCTGTTGTAAAAGGAAACATGAGGAAGACAAAACATCACACTGGCAGGAAGGTGTGCTGGAGACTTTTATTACTAGTCTTccgaaaacaaaaacaaagggaACACCTCTTTACTCTGCTCAAAACAGTTCTGGTGCTGCTCTTAAATAACCAGTCCATTCTCTCTCATTCCACTCACATATATAGCATGAGAGCCCACCTCTCCAGTTCAAACTGGCCTATCAGGTCAGTACTCTAGAATGGAGAGTTGACAAGGTTAACAACAAatatacattgtttttatttacttgCTCATATCAATAAGGGCTCAATTCATTTTCATCATGTTAACattaatactgtacatttagaaTAAAACAAGTTATGTGTACATCATTCAGTAATTATCTTAATTATTTGTCATTTGATAACACATTTATGCAATGCTAAGTACAATTCCTTGTCTTTGTCAATTGACATTGGAACTTTAAATCAACTAAAGGAAACAAAGAAGaccgtgtgtgagtgaatgtctACATTTTCTAACAAAAAGGCTTAGCAAATAGTTAGAGAGGGAGTTGGTGTTGCCTCACATttgcgttgttgttgttgttttgcagAGATTCACGAATGAAGACCATCTGTCGGTCCACAAACACAAGCATGAAATGACATTAAAATTTGGTCCCGCCAGGACAGACTCTGTTATCATTGCAGGTAATGACATTACCATTTACATTAGTATGTGTTAAATGTAGCAGAACTAAAGAGTAATCAATTTAATGCTCTGAAGACCTGTATTGATATATAATGCAGTGATGTTTGTTGGGAAGGAGACAATACTGTCCTGTTGACCTCTTGGCTAATATtatatgctcttttttttttattttttttttttttttttttttgcagaccAGACTCCTACACCCACACGTTTCCTGAAGAACTGTGAGGAGGTTGGGCTATTTAATGAGCTAGCCAGCTCCTTTGAACAGGAGTTTTCCAAAGCACATGAAGACGACCAGAGGACAAAACACCCGgtgagaaaaagaatgaatgcaCACATTAAATGAATGGCAAACTGTTGGTTTCCTCAAGTcatcggataaaaaaaatattaccgTTTCATTATTTTAGATGATCTGAAAGGGTATATTCATattctgctctctgctcagGCTGCACCTTTACAAACACCGTCAGAAGTAAAAAATGAGGATGAGGGTACTTTACAAGTGGATTCTTCCTCTCCTGGAAGTCCAGATTCCTCCTCCAGCATGTCAGACAACAGCGGTGACTCAAGGGTGAGAGGCAAGGTACAGCGCATTGCCACAATCTGTGCTTATGTATGGCTTGCCAGACTTGACTAAGACTTGCCACGTAAGCATCAGTTATTGGTTCCCTTTTTAAGCAGACAGAATGCATTATTTATGGAAAATGTATGGTACTGTTTGATTTGTAAACAGGAGATTGTGACAAAGCCTGTGCCAAGCTCTGCCCCCACTCCAACCATTGTGCGTCCAGGTTCTCTTCCCCTTCACCTGAGCAATGAAGCACTACACCCAACTCTGCCATCTCCAACATCTGTCATCACGCAAGCCCCGCCCTCCAACAGACAGCTTGGGTAAACTACAGTGTACTCCTGTTGTCTACATTTCTTGAGGCCCGGGGCGCTATTTGTAAAACATCTTAAAACTGAAGTAGTTCCTGTGAAAATGTTCATAGAAATGGTCGCTGTTGGGGAGTTGTTGGATATTAGCTTGGTGGGAAAATGACGCTCTGAATAAGTGGAAAGAGTTATTGGCTATGAGATTATTGGCTATCTTATTGTCAAAAAGTTTTAGATCTGGTTCTCggctgttgtagaaagaagtggctggtCTTTAATGCAATGTCTACATTggccattatcagcaaccattcatccaatggtccaaaggcacattctgtttactaacctgatatcattttaaaaggctaactgagaaaacattggagaacccttttgcaattatgtaagcacataatgtaaactgaaaactgctgccctggtttaaaaaaacaatgcaactgatctccgctggtattctgtctataatggagtggaatgagaatttctaagtgaccccaaccttttgaccggtagtgtatgttgCAAGCTACAAATAAGGTCATGGCCATCACTGGGCTGATGGGTAGTTGATGATCTTGGTGCTACACACCTTGGCAAAATAAAATCCTTTGTGAACCTGACTTTCAATCTGTATTTTGTCAATAGGCACAGAATGAAAGAGCAGCCATTAACAAGTATCTGATTTTGTCAACAGCTCCCCAACAAGTGCGTATCCACTGGTCAGGCACCTCCCCAATGGGCAGACAATCCCTCTCCTGCCCAGTCCTGTGCAGATGACCTCAGTTATATCTGTAAGTCCTTTTCAAAACTTGGAACAAATCTATAAgaaattatactttttttttttttttttttttttttttttttttttaatgatttttctttatatttaccatattctgtctgtttctctctcgctcttgtGTATTCGTTGTAATGTGGAGCTTGCGAGGCCAGTGAACTCTGTGCCTAACATCCCTGGGATTCCAGGACCTCCAGTTGGCGGGGCCAGCAGTGGCTCATCCTCCCCGTCTGGGTATAGTCTGCACTCTGAGACCAAGATGGTGAGATGCTTATTCATATTTGCATAATTTCGTAGCCTGCTGGCTCTGAAACACAGTGTTAATttataggggtgggaatctcttGGCACCTCACAATTTGATTCTGATTCAGAGGCCAACGATTTGATTCTAAACAGATTATCGATGCAATAGTTTGCTACTCAGAGTTTGCTAATCTCTTCCTAGACAAAACAGCTAGACAAAGCATAGATTTTGACATATTTGTcacacaagttttaatgaaatgttttgtctactgatgtttttattttgtagtcattcTATGCTTAAGCCTTAAACATGCTTGTGAAAGTCACCTTTTCTCACAGTGATCTTCCATGTCAGAGGCTCGgtcatgtttaaaggtggataattggcttcttagaacatgaaacatgaggtggtcagatgtaatgtgataaagtagatgaTGAACCGCCTGTATGCGTTTTGCCTAactattttgtgtgtgtcttttggccatttttgtgttgttttttttttctgcactcttgCCTAAACTCTAAGTTGTTATCCATTATCGCATCCTCTTTCAGTTACTCTGTTTTCAGATTGGTTTTTTAATTGATTATTAACTTATCGAGCATCGACTCGTTCTAGAGAGAATCGCGATGCATCTAAGAATCGATTATTTTTCCCACTCCCTATTAATTTATATAAActcattttttacatttgtaaaaTAACTATTTGTAAAATAGTGAGGCAAATTTCGTCACATGTAATACAGCACAtcttctgtgtgtctttgtagcGGCTGAAGGCAGCTCTAAGTCACCAGGGCCCAGGAGCACAAGATGGGTCTGGTGGGGGGGCAGGATCCATCCCTGCTGTCCCCCAGCGACAGGAACACGGCCAACAACCCACTCAAAACTCTGATGCACCATCACCTGCCCAACCACAGGTAATACACATGCTGCATAAATGCCTACAGTGTCCAGGGAACCTTTTTATTGACATGAATGTATACAATGACATCGGCACCTGAAATAATACTCCCAAAATCTGTCTCACCCCCTTAGCCTAAATAAGTATTTGGAACATACTGATCAAATATTGGAGATGGACAGCAGCGAGGCAGTTTATGCTGCAGAAGTGGTTTTGATCATTTTCACTTGATGATACTAGTCTTGAAAGTGGTTGCCTTCTCTGGTAAAGTTGCATGTTTGGATTCACCGGGGTTATTTATTGGTCTTTGTTTCAAGTGTAGTTTTCAGACACCGAagctttatttcatttattttattcataacggcaactagggctgcacaatgtatcgtttattttttatttttttatcggCATCGCAATATTAACTGCCGCAATAAACCCATCgcaaaaggctgcaacatatcgcgGAAGGCGCtcagggattttttttgttagttaaaAGATAacatcagtagaaaactgcactttaaaatgtaactatcCTTCTTTTTTAGTGTTGCCTTTTCTATGCAagtcaatgttcaatttgttcaataaaagaatgttggaaatgatttcctttcatttgttttcaagCAATTTGTTGTGTTGAAAAACCCGCCAAAATCTTCCTGAGCTGTGCTCCCTGCTGCCCCCGCCGGGCCACAGCACTAAAGACAATGTTGTGTTACTTCTGAATGAAAGCTCACCTTTCAGCCCCTACAtgtggcgtttttccattacatggtaacTGTTTGACTCGgccgcggtgccccgtcctcctttttccattgcagatttagtacagcctcagaacgtcgaaggtgtgttgttgttgttgccacagccagaagacaaatttagtttttaaagaagctggaggcagcaaaaaaaaaaaaaccgctggccaaactatttaaaaaaaaacaaaaaaaaacggcgGGTTTGTTCActacacccccgtctgtcgctagcaatgatgatgcagtgattagtgactattctctccgaccaatcggTAGTCTACAGGTTTTCACGACACCTTTTGGTATTGCCTCAGCTCGcctggaacctcgactgaggtggtactaaaaaaaataagtacctgttagcaggtaccagggactttttttttcataatccatccatccatcttcgtccgcttatccggtgtcgggtcgcggggggagcagctccagcaggggaccccaaacttccctttccagagcaacattaaccagctccgactgggggatcccgaggcgttcccagaccatgttggagatataatccctccacctagtcctgggtcttccccgaggcctcctcccagctggacgtgcctggaacacctccctagggaggcgcccagggggcatccttaccagatgcccgaactcaccttttttttcataatggaaaaccaaaaaaggcgaatAGAGGCAagttgagcaggtaccatgtaatggaaaaaacgCCAATAGTGTCTCTGGGTCTACTACTAGCCCATAGTACTCATTTTGTTCTTAAAACTACAAATGGCAAGGTTGCACTTATTTAAAACTTCATATGcctggggcggcctctagctcacccagtaagagcgttcaccCCACGTTGGCCGAGTcgtgcagcggcccgggttcgaatctgacctgtggccctttgctgcgtgtcatcccccatctctctctttcatgtctATTCtctgtcactataataaagggaaaaagccccaaaaagtaATCTTTGTATGCCTCATTGTGTAATGCTTGTTCCTTATTGAGGAAAAGCAAACAAATCATCAACATGTGCAAAACGTAGGTCAAGGCATGTAACCTCAAAGTATTCACTGCACTGCCTccaccctctcattccccaGGTGTCCCCTGCTCAGCCAACAGGAGGCCGGCGGCGGCGAGCTTCAGAGATGGACCCTGACGAGAGGAGGGAGCGCTTCCTGGAGAGAAACCGGGCCGCTGCCTCCCGCTGCAGGCAAAAACGAAAGCTGTGGGTGAACTCGTTAGAGAAGAAGGCAGATGATCTTGCCAACATGAATGTGTCTTTGACGGTGAGTCTTTCCGTTTTCCCCCGTCACTCCGTGGTTGTGTCTGTAATTGGAACATGAACACAGATTGGTCGTGCTGGGAATGATTTTTGGGgttgctgtgtgtttttttttgtttttttgtgtcgcCATCAGAATGAAGTAAGCCTACTGAGGAACGAGGTGGCTCAGCTGAAGCAGCTCCTCCTGGCCCACAAAGACTGCCCGGTCACTGTTATGCAAAAGAAGGCAGCTTTCTTAGGTAACCATGGAGCTTACCAGCCAGCTTCCCACGCTGTATCACTACTTTTGTCAGGATCCATCTATCATCGCATCCATCTAATGCATTCTTTTTACTCGCTCACCTCTCTTAAGGGTGAatgtttctttctctgtctctagctgcaggaggagaggaaaccTCCCGGGATACTTCCAGTGAACCCACTGGCTCCCCGGCGGCAGTTATCCAGCGCGGGCCGTCCCCCCCCGCCTCGGCCTCCAGTCCAGGGGCCACCATCAACGGGCTGAGCGTCCGCGCTGCGGAGGCGGTGGCAATGTCGGTCTTGGCCGGCATGGGATCGGGCCAGCCGGGAGGGGTCGTCATGGCGATGCAGTCGGACTCAGCCCCAAGATGATGTGCTGACGCAGGTAGCCAGTATAAACTCGAGTGGCGGCCGGACTGGTGCAAAGCGTTTTGAAAAGAAGGACCCGCCCTTAAACCCCGCCCCAGACTAAGACCTTCTCGTCCCCTCACAGCCAATGATAATCACACAAAGACACGGCACAGTGCCTCCGTCAACCCTCCAGTCCCAGCAGGCTCCCTGTTAAGAGACGCTTTGTCACTCtctgtatataaatatgaataacACGCCGGACGCTCACTCTGCAGGGTTTGGGGTCATTTCTTGTTCAGTCGTGACAGTTCGAAAAAGGTTTTAGATTGGAATGAAAAGTATGAATGACAACTTTTTAATGtcaaaaagtttattttattttttattttacaaaatgcaGCTTTAGTCCAACTTCAGTCCCACACGTTGGCTGTGATACGGTTGGTTGCTTTCCAGGCTGACagttttacttgtatttttcatttgtatGAAGAGATTTTTATGCCTGATACTGGTCTTCGACATAATGTTTGCTGATGCAGTGAAAGTACGGTGAGAGATTGGCTGGCTGATTTCAGGAAATGGCAGCCtggaaagtttttcttttatgctcttttcatgtttatgTTTTAGCCTGTCCTTTTTTAGTTCTCTGTCTGCGTTTCACTTTAGTTAATTCTCCGTAAATACACATGACGGTTTAGTCAGCCGAGTGCATAACAAACCAAATGTGTACACAGTTTACCCTGTGAGAGTGTGCCTGACTTTGTACCATCAGTTTTAACCTATTTGGAATGGATGTCATTACATTAGTTCTGTATGTATCAAACCCTTTTTGACTGCATGGAAGGCTGAAGAATACCACTGTTGGTTTGTGCTTCATCATAATATCACTGTTTATTGATCTGcttttcttctgttttaaaaCATCAAATTACTGATGCAAAAACTGTCCTTGTTATGGAAGGATTCCATCCTCAGTCCTAATGTAACACTCTTGAAATAGTTAGCTTTGGAAGACCTTTTAAATGATAATCAAATATAATAGATTTTAAATCATTTACCCTGGCATTTCAGTTGAGGAAAAGAGAGCAGTGCAATATATTTTTCTATTGAATATCAATGTTCTTGCATTTATTTGTCGTGTGTAGCCCAGCCACTGAGAGGGGTTTGGTCCATTTCGGTTGAAAGCTAAAGTTATGAGGTGAGTGAGAGAAAATGTGAAGAT is a window from the Perca flavescens isolate YP-PL-M2 chromosome 4, PFLA_1.0, whole genome shotgun sequence genome containing:
- the atf7b gene encoding cyclic AMP-dependent transcription factor ATF-7b isoform X2, which produces MEVSGCQQQSGSAVSSSTARSRVGGSQEAVSTSEHLSEMGDDRPFVCTAPGCGQHESPPLQFKLAYQRFTNEDHLSVHKHKHEMTLKFGPARTDSVIIADQTPTPTRFLKNCEEVGLFNELASSFEQEFSKAHEDDQRTKHPAAPLQTPSEVKNEDEGTLQVDSSSPGSPDSSSSMSDNSGDSREIVTKPVPSSAPTPTIVRPGSLPLHLSNEALHPTLPSPTSVITQAPPSNRQLGSPTSAYPLVRHLPNGQTIPLLPSPVQMTSVISLARPVNSVPNIPGIPGPPVGGASSGSSSPSGYSLHSETKMRLKAALSHQGPGAQDGSGGGAGSIPAVPQRQEHGQQPTQNSDAPSPAQPQVSPAQPTGGRRRRASEMDPDERRERFLERNRAAASRCRQKRKLWVNSLEKKADDLANMNVSLTNEVSLLRNEVAQLKQLLLAHKDCPVTVMQKKAAFLAAGGEETSRDTSSEPTGSPAAVIQRGPSPPASASSPGATINGLSVRAAEAVAMSVLAGMGSGQPGGVVMAMQSDSAPR
- the atf7b gene encoding cyclic AMP-dependent transcription factor ATF-7b isoform X1 yields the protein MEVSGCQQQSGSAVSSSTARSRVGGSQEAVSTSEHLSEMGDDRPFVCTAPGCGQHESPPLQFKLAYQRFTNEDHLSVHKHKHEMTLKFGPARTDSVIIADQTPTPTRFLKNCEEVGLFNELASSFEQEFSKAHEDDQRTKHPAAPLQTPSEVKNEDEGTLQVDSSSPGSPDSSSSMSDNSGDSRVRGKEIVTKPVPSSAPTPTIVRPGSLPLHLSNEALHPTLPSPTSVITQAPPSNRQLGSPTSAYPLVRHLPNGQTIPLLPSPVQMTSVISLARPVNSVPNIPGIPGPPVGGASSGSSSPSGYSLHSETKMRLKAALSHQGPGAQDGSGGGAGSIPAVPQRQEHGQQPTQNSDAPSPAQPQVSPAQPTGGRRRRASEMDPDERRERFLERNRAAASRCRQKRKLWVNSLEKKADDLANMNVSLTNEVSLLRNEVAQLKQLLLAHKDCPVTVMQKKAAFLAAGGEETSRDTSSEPTGSPAAVIQRGPSPPASASSPGATINGLSVRAAEAVAMSVLAGMGSGQPGGVVMAMQSDSAPR
- the atf7b gene encoding cyclic AMP-dependent transcription factor ATF-7b isoform X4, giving the protein MEVSGCQQQSGSAVSSSTARSRVGGSQEAVSTSEHLSEMGDDRPFVCTAPGCGQHESPPLQFKLAYQRFTNEDHLSVHKHKHEMTLKFGPARTDSVIIADQTPTPTRFLKNCEEVGLFNELASSFEQEFSKAHEDDQRTKHPAAPLQTPSEVKNEDEGTLQVDSSSPGSPDSSSSMSDNSGDSRVRGKEIVTKPVPSSAPTPTIVRPGSLPLHLSNEALHPTLPSPTSVITQAPPSNRQLGSPTSAYPLVRHLPNGQTIPLLPSPVQMTSVISLARPVNSVPNIPGIPGPPVGGASSGSSSPSGYSLHSETKMRLKAALSHQGPGAQDGSGGGAGSIPAVPQRQEHGQQPTQNSDAPSPAQPQVSPAQPTGGRRRRASEMDPDERRERFLERNRAAASRCRQKRKLWVNSLEKKADDLANMNVSLTNEVSLLRNEVAQLKQLLLAHKDCPVTVMQKKAAFLG
- the atf7b gene encoding cyclic AMP-dependent transcription factor ATF-7b isoform X3, which codes for MEVSGCQQQSGSAVSSSTARSRVGGSQEAVSTSEHLSEMGDDRPFVCTAPGCGQRFTNEDHLSVHKHKHEMTLKFGPARTDSVIIADQTPTPTRFLKNCEEVGLFNELASSFEQEFSKAHEDDQRTKHPAAPLQTPSEVKNEDEGTLQVDSSSPGSPDSSSSMSDNSGDSRVRGKEIVTKPVPSSAPTPTIVRPGSLPLHLSNEALHPTLPSPTSVITQAPPSNRQLGSPTSAYPLVRHLPNGQTIPLLPSPVQMTSVISLARPVNSVPNIPGIPGPPVGGASSGSSSPSGYSLHSETKMRLKAALSHQGPGAQDGSGGGAGSIPAVPQRQEHGQQPTQNSDAPSPAQPQVSPAQPTGGRRRRASEMDPDERRERFLERNRAAASRCRQKRKLWVNSLEKKADDLANMNVSLTNEVSLLRNEVAQLKQLLLAHKDCPVTVMQKKAAFLAAGGEETSRDTSSEPTGSPAAVIQRGPSPPASASSPGATINGLSVRAAEAVAMSVLAGMGSGQPGGVVMAMQSDSAPR